From Algoriphagus sp. NG3, the proteins below share one genomic window:
- a CDS encoding glycoside hydrolase family 10 protein, whose translation MKSLSRYLFIALAIGLLFSACKSKKNATTGTQPSGTIDTPPNKNPGANLPVKKLPMAPVALKPLNYQMSEMPREFRGVWIATVANIDWPISPTDAYEKQKRDFLDILDYYKNLNFNAVIVQIRTAGDAFYPSNLAPWSKYLTGKQGKAPNSNENPLTWMIQEAHARGLEFHAWLNPYRATMNLNTTDLSPEHDYNKHRNWMLKYDTKYYYNPGLPEVKAHLLAVIKEIVDNYDIDAIHFDDYFYPYKVAKLDFPDRDTYNKYKKPGQSQDDWRRDNVNQLILALNQTIKQSKPWVQFGISPFGVWRNQDKDPKGSPTRAGQTNYDDLYADVLLWMKNGWVDYMIPQLYWSMEHKLASHRILNDWWAKNHYNTNIYIGNGPYKIREDSDAAWQNPREINSQISYTRTLPTIQGNAFFSAKSMKIKNQDVAQLLKGELYNEPTLPPSFQPVGTSIIDTPAVFNVEANAELTTIRMANPLDPAIRYALIQGANELGQLAESKIHPVWVGGLRARTLEVKSLNTKYLAIRWIDHYGRIVQNQVYQIP comes from the coding sequence ATGAAATCCCTTTCAAGGTATCTCTTTATCGCCTTGGCTATTGGCCTGCTGTTTTCCGCATGTAAATCCAAAAAGAATGCCACTACCGGCACCCAACCTTCCGGTACTATTGATACCCCTCCAAACAAAAACCCCGGTGCCAACCTTCCTGTAAAAAAGCTCCCTATGGCCCCTGTAGCTTTAAAGCCACTGAATTATCAGATGTCTGAAATGCCCAGGGAATTCAGGGGTGTCTGGATAGCTACGGTTGCTAATATTGATTGGCCGATCTCTCCTACTGATGCCTATGAGAAGCAAAAGCGGGACTTTCTGGACATTTTAGATTATTACAAAAACCTCAACTTTAATGCGGTAATAGTACAGATACGTACTGCGGGAGACGCTTTTTACCCCAGTAACCTTGCCCCTTGGTCCAAATACCTCACCGGAAAACAAGGCAAAGCCCCAAATAGCAATGAAAATCCGCTGACATGGATGATACAGGAAGCCCATGCACGAGGGTTGGAGTTTCATGCCTGGCTGAATCCCTATCGTGCCACCATGAATCTGAATACCACCGATCTCAGCCCTGAACATGATTACAATAAGCACCGTAACTGGATGCTAAAGTATGACACTAAATACTATTACAATCCTGGTTTGCCTGAAGTAAAAGCCCACTTGCTTGCTGTGATCAAGGAGATCGTGGACAACTATGACATTGATGCTATTCACTTTGACGACTATTTCTACCCATATAAGGTAGCAAAACTGGATTTCCCGGATAGGGACACGTATAACAAATACAAAAAACCGGGGCAGTCACAAGATGATTGGAGAAGAGACAATGTCAACCAGTTGATTTTGGCATTAAACCAGACCATTAAACAAAGTAAGCCTTGGGTGCAGTTTGGAATATCCCCTTTTGGAGTTTGGAGAAACCAAGACAAGGATCCAAAAGGCTCCCCTACCCGTGCTGGGCAGACCAATTATGATGACCTGTATGCAGATGTACTGCTGTGGATGAAAAACGGATGGGTGGACTACATGATTCCGCAACTTTACTGGAGCATGGAGCATAAGCTGGCTTCACACAGAATCTTAAATGACTGGTGGGCAAAAAACCACTACAACACGAATATTTACATAGGAAATGGCCCCTACAAAATCAGGGAAGATTCGGATGCAGCCTGGCAAAACCCAAGGGAAATCAATTCCCAAATTTCTTATACCAGAACGTTGCCCACCATTCAGGGAAATGCTTTTTTCTCTGCAAAATCCATGAAAATCAAGAATCAGGATGTGGCACAATTATTAAAAGGGGAATTGTATAATGAGCCTACTTTACCCCCATCATTTCAGCCTGTCGGCACCTCCATCATAGACACACCTGCCGTCTTCAATGTGGAAGCCAATGCAGAATTGACAACTATACGCATGGCAAATCCTCTGGATCCAGCCATTCGCTATGCGCTTATCCAGGGGGCAAATGAGCTCGGCCAACTGGCTGAGTCCAAAATACACCCAGTCTGGGTAGGAGGCTTACGTGCCAGAACCCTGGAGGTAAAAAGTTTAAACACCAAGTATTTAGCCATTCGTTGGATCGACCATTATGGCAGAATCGTACAAAACCAAGTGTATCAAATCCCATAA
- a CDS encoding GNAT family N-acetyltransferase — translation MKDMLVRLINLPEVSNEVAVLLKKESIVFRRAIAPEKHLLCAWVLEHFGEYWKSETEVAFSRQPVTCWLAQRGNDILGFACYESTARNFFGPTGTLESERGKGIGKILLIKSLESMREMGYAYAIIGGVGPAEFYEKTVNAKTIDGSEVSIYGNLIRKS, via the coding sequence ATGAAAGACATGCTCGTTCGATTGATCAATTTGCCGGAAGTTTCCAATGAGGTGGCAGTTTTATTGAAAAAGGAAAGCATAGTATTCCGGAGGGCTATTGCACCTGAGAAACATTTGCTCTGTGCTTGGGTTTTGGAGCATTTCGGGGAATATTGGAAATCGGAGACTGAAGTGGCTTTTTCCAGACAGCCTGTAACATGTTGGCTGGCACAAAGAGGAAACGATATTTTAGGATTTGCCTGCTACGAAAGCACAGCAAGAAACTTTTTCGGTCCCACAGGCACCCTAGAATCAGAGCGTGGCAAAGGAATCGGTAAAATACTGCTCATCAAATCCCTGGAATCCATGAGGGAAATGGGCTATGCATACGCTATCATAGGAGGAGTCGGCCCGGCTGAATTCTATGAGAAAACAGTAAATGCCAAAACTATCGATGGATCAGAGGTCAGTATCTACGGAAATCTAATCCGAAAATCATGA